One Pieris rapae chromosome 7, ilPieRapa1.1, whole genome shotgun sequence genomic window carries:
- the LOC110992698 gene encoding NADH dehydrogenase [ubiquinone] 1 beta subcomplex subunit 11, mitochondrial, protein MAALIKLKHMTMIQRCLWNHLAKSSRAISTSKKNSDSAATVSETKTEDKNWVSYGFDYTSKEDDTNAHHASYFFTVSLCIVFGGFFWAYYPDIHLKDWSQREAYLELYRREKAGLKPIDPNYVNPKTVKLPSESDLCDVEIII, encoded by the coding sequence ATGGCAGCGCTGATAAAACTAAAGCATATGACTATGATACAACGATGTCTTTGGAATCATTTAGCTAAAAGTAGTCGTGCTATTTCTACATCCAAGAAGAACAGCGATAGCGCTGCCACTGTCAGTGAAACTAAAACCGAAGATAAAAACTGGGTAAGCTACGGGTTCGACTATACTAGTAAGGAAGACGATACAAATGCTCATCATGCGTCTTACTTCTTCACTGTAAGCTTATGCATTGTATTTGGTGGTTTCTTTTGGGCATACTATCCTGATATTCATCTGAAAGACTGGTCGCAAAGAGAAGCTTATCTGGAATTGTACAGACGTGAGAAGGCTGGATTAAAACCAATTGATCCAAATTATGTGAACCCTAAAACCGTAAAGCTTCCATCCGAAAGTGATTTATGTGATGTTGAAATTATCATATAA